A DNA window from Actinomadura coerulea contains the following coding sequences:
- a CDS encoding RDD family protein, which yields MTQPPHDPASGREPEDDRPHGEQEQPGRPGPYRGGQPYGEPAQGRQPPYGEQPPYGERPPYGEQPPPGGQQPPGGQQYGQQPYGEQQWGGQQWGQQPYGGQQPYGEQQQYGQQQYGQQPYGEQGQWQQQPYGAQPGYGQPHPGYGAGGYAHPSGELASRWARLGGGIVDLVIIGIVTGLISIPFVNWNNVVNPEPGTSMYDGARVGTNAISVVLAFFYFWLMHAKWGQTLGKMLVRTRVVRADDGQAITTGQAAGRSAFYSVLGGVCGCIGLIDVAWILWDQRKQALHCKVARTVVVKADPYRPNPYAHR from the coding sequence ATGACGCAACCGCCGCACGACCCCGCGTCCGGGCGAGAGCCGGAGGACGACCGGCCGCACGGAGAGCAGGAGCAGCCCGGCCGGCCGGGCCCCTACCGCGGTGGACAGCCGTACGGGGAACCTGCCCAGGGACGGCAGCCTCCGTACGGTGAGCAGCCCCCTTACGGCGAGCGGCCACCGTACGGCGAGCAGCCACCGCCCGGGGGGCAACAGCCGCCCGGGGGCCAGCAGTACGGCCAGCAGCCCTACGGAGAGCAGCAGTGGGGCGGGCAGCAGTGGGGACAGCAGCCCTACGGCGGACAGCAGCCCTACGGAGAGCAGCAGCAGTACGGGCAGCAGCAGTACGGGCAACAGCCGTACGGCGAGCAGGGCCAGTGGCAGCAGCAACCGTACGGCGCCCAGCCGGGGTACGGGCAGCCGCATCCCGGCTACGGGGCGGGCGGGTACGCGCATCCTTCCGGGGAGCTGGCGAGCCGCTGGGCACGGCTCGGCGGGGGCATCGTCGACCTCGTCATCATCGGCATCGTGACGGGCTTGATCTCGATCCCGTTCGTCAACTGGAACAACGTCGTCAACCCGGAGCCGGGCACCTCCATGTACGACGGCGCCCGGGTGGGGACGAACGCGATCAGCGTCGTGCTGGCGTTCTTCTACTTCTGGCTGATGCACGCGAAGTGGGGGCAGACGCTCGGCAAGATGCTGGTGCGGACGCGGGTCGTCCGGGCCGACGACGGGCAGGCGATCACCACCGGCCAGGCCGCGGGGCGCTCGGCGTTCTACAGCGTGCTCGGCGGCGTCTGCGGGTGCATCGGTCTGATCGACGTCGCGTGGATCCTGTGGGACCAGCGCAAGCAGGCGCTGCACTGCAAGGTGGCGCGAACGGTGGTCGTGAAGGCCGACCCGTACCGCCCAAATCCCTACGCCCATCGCTGA
- a CDS encoding DUF4307 domain-containing protein — MTTSVSKAAAPAESRRSRLGLAAVGLLAAVMAAGFGVLAAHTGQTPGIVPQTVTYDITDTSVEINYTVAKGKGDDVRCTVDAYDTDFAVLAQKEVSAPPGTSSVKGTETLSTPRRATGARIRDCRKV, encoded by the coding sequence ATGACGACGAGCGTGTCGAAAGCAGCGGCTCCGGCCGAGTCCCGGCGGAGCCGCCTCGGCCTGGCGGCCGTCGGCCTCCTCGCGGCGGTGATGGCGGCGGGCTTCGGCGTCCTCGCAGCGCACACGGGGCAGACGCCGGGGATCGTCCCGCAGACCGTCACCTACGACATCACCGACACGTCGGTCGAGATCAACTACACGGTGGCCAAGGGGAAGGGCGACGACGTGCGCTGCACGGTGGACGCCTACGACACCGACTTCGCCGTGCTCGCGCAGAAGGAGGTCTCCGCCCCGCCGGGGACGTCCAGCGTGAAGGGGACGGAGACGCTGTCGACACCGCGGCGGGCCACCGGCGCCCGGATCCGCGACTGCCGGAAGGTCTGA
- a CDS encoding tetratricopeptide repeat protein, with translation MRANSDDADRDLPPAALRRALDRHLAGTTGGEGAVGAEGRALLERERWAEAAEILEEALGLAERGGDPRRVLAARHDLARALIGVGDLDRAIGLLGPLPDEFAALPEPDEHARARALESLGEAYLRAHRPVAALNFFGQALEILRGLGAVDGQAAMFVHIADAARLRGDDAAERAALDRAAELVRQS, from the coding sequence GTGCGCGCGAACTCCGATGACGCCGACCGGGACCTCCCGCCCGCGGCGCTGCGCCGCGCCCTCGACCGCCATCTCGCCGGGACGACCGGCGGCGAGGGGGCGGTCGGGGCCGAGGGGCGGGCCCTGCTGGAGCGGGAACGCTGGGCCGAGGCCGCCGAGATTCTGGAGGAGGCCCTGGGCCTCGCCGAGCGGGGCGGCGACCCCCGCAGGGTCCTGGCGGCGCGCCACGATCTCGCCCGTGCGCTGATCGGCGTGGGGGACCTCGACCGCGCGATCGGGCTGCTCGGCCCGCTGCCGGACGAGTTCGCCGCACTGCCGGAGCCGGACGAGCACGCGCGGGCCCGCGCGCTGGAGAGCCTCGGCGAGGCCTACCTGCGCGCGCACCGTCCCGTCGCGGCCCTCAACTTCTTCGGCCAGGCCCTGGAGATCCTGCGCGGGCTGGGCGCGGTCGACGGGCAGGCGGCGATGTTCGTCCACATCGCCGACGCCGCCCGCCTCCGCGGCGACGACGCGGCCGAGCGCGCCGCCCTGGACCGCGCCGCGGAGCTCGTCCGCCAGTCCTGA
- the mca gene encoding mycothiol conjugate amidase Mca yields the protein MAVHAHPDDESSKGAATMARYVADGVEVLVVTCTGGERGDILNPAMDRPEVKADIGKVREAEMARAREILGVGQRWLGFVDSGFPEGDPLPPLPEGCFALEPLETAAEPLVRAVREFRPHVMLTYDEKGGYPHPDHVKCHEVSVEAFEAAGDPERYPGTGDPWQPLKLYYHMTFSKGRILALHAAMEKAGLESPYGDWLKRFEEEGDERARWEVTTRVPCADHFETRDQALLAHATQIDPNGFWFVVPLDVQREAWPTEDYHLARSLVDTELPEDDLFAGIREKVCL from the coding sequence ATGGCGGTGCACGCGCACCCCGACGACGAGTCCAGCAAGGGCGCGGCCACGATGGCGCGCTACGTGGCCGACGGCGTCGAGGTCCTCGTCGTCACCTGCACCGGCGGCGAGCGCGGCGACATCCTGAACCCCGCGATGGACCGCCCCGAGGTCAAGGCCGACATCGGCAAGGTCCGCGAGGCGGAGATGGCGCGGGCCCGCGAGATCCTCGGCGTCGGGCAGCGCTGGCTCGGGTTCGTCGACTCCGGCTTCCCCGAGGGCGACCCGCTGCCGCCGCTGCCGGAGGGCTGCTTCGCGCTGGAGCCGCTGGAGACCGCCGCCGAGCCGCTGGTGCGCGCGGTCCGCGAGTTCCGCCCGCACGTGATGCTCACCTACGACGAGAAGGGCGGCTACCCCCACCCCGACCACGTGAAGTGCCACGAGGTGTCAGTGGAGGCGTTCGAGGCCGCGGGCGACCCGGAGCGCTACCCGGGCACGGGCGACCCGTGGCAGCCGCTGAAGCTCTACTACCACATGACCTTCAGCAAGGGCCGCATCCTCGCCCTGCACGCCGCCATGGAGAAGGCCGGCCTCGAGTCGCCCTACGGCGACTGGCTGAAGCGGTTCGAGGAGGAGGGCGACGAGCGCGCCCGGTGGGAGGTCACGACGCGGGTGCCCTGCGCCGACCACTTCGAGACCCGGGACCAGGCCCTGCTCGCCCACGCCACCCAGATCGACCCGAACGGGTTCTGGTTCGTCGTCCCGCTGGACGTCCAGCGCGAGGCATGGCCCACCGAGGACTACCATTTGGCCAGGTCCCTGGTCGACACGGAACTGCCGGAGGACGACCTGTTCGCCGGCATCCGGGAGAAGGTGTGTCTGTGA
- a CDS encoding Lrp/AsnC family transcriptional regulator — protein MPIDELDGRLIELFAAEPRVGVLEASRRLGVARGTVQARLDRLARDGVVAGHGPEIDPAALGYGVTAFVTLQLRQAGGHDPVAARLAQVPEVIEAHTITGPGDMLCRVVARSNTDLQRVIDVIVDVAGVERASSVISLATQIPYRTLPLVRAVSDPARARAPRGGAPG, from the coding sequence GTGCCGATCGACGAACTGGACGGCCGGCTGATCGAGCTGTTCGCCGCCGAGCCCAGGGTCGGCGTCCTGGAGGCGTCCCGGCGGCTCGGGGTGGCGCGCGGCACCGTGCAGGCGCGGCTGGACCGGCTCGCGCGGGACGGCGTCGTCGCGGGCCACGGCCCGGAGATCGACCCTGCCGCGCTCGGCTACGGGGTGACGGCCTTCGTCACGCTGCAGCTGCGGCAGGCGGGCGGCCACGACCCGGTGGCGGCCCGGCTCGCCCAGGTGCCCGAGGTGATCGAGGCCCACACCATCACCGGCCCCGGCGACATGCTGTGCCGCGTCGTCGCGCGCAGCAACACCGACCTCCAGCGCGTCATCGACGTCATCGTGGACGTCGCCGGCGTGGAGCGCGCCTCCTCGGTGATCTCCCTCGCCACCCAGATCCCGTACCGCACCCTGCCCCTCGTCCGCGCGGTCTCCGACCCCGCCCGGGCGCGGGCGCCCCGCGGAGGGGCGCCCGGGTAG
- a CDS encoding ribonuclease Z, with amino-acid sequence MSVRDLTVLGSASAVPTRSRNHNGYLLRWDGHGVLFDPGEGTQRQMTHAGLSANDVTWICVTHFHGDHCLGVPGIVQRIARDGVAHPVDAAFPASGRPYWERLRHATAFRDTDVIRERPVSGERMELDTGDAPFTLVARRLSHPVEAYGYRLEEPDGVTMLPDELAARGVRGPLIRSLQEEGRVTTPAGGTVTLAECSVTRPGQKVAFVMDTRLCDGVRELAAGVDMLVIESTFLGEDAALAAEYGHLTAAQAGAVAAEAGVGRLVLTHFSERYPAADEHRFADEAAAAFGGDITLVRDLDRIPLPPRRLT; translated from the coding sequence ATGTCCGTTCGCGATCTCACCGTCCTCGGCTCCGCCAGCGCGGTGCCCACCAGGTCCCGCAACCACAACGGCTATCTGCTGCGCTGGGACGGGCACGGCGTCCTGTTCGACCCGGGGGAGGGCACGCAGCGGCAGATGACGCACGCGGGGCTCTCCGCCAACGACGTGACCTGGATCTGCGTGACGCACTTCCACGGCGACCACTGCCTCGGCGTGCCGGGGATCGTCCAGCGCATCGCCCGCGACGGCGTCGCGCACCCGGTGGACGCGGCGTTCCCGGCGAGCGGCCGCCCCTACTGGGAGCGGCTGCGGCACGCGACCGCGTTCCGCGACACCGACGTCATCCGCGAGCGGCCGGTGTCCGGCGAGCGGATGGAGCTCGACACCGGCGACGCCCCGTTCACCCTGGTCGCGCGGCGGCTGTCGCACCCCGTCGAGGCGTACGGGTACCGGCTGGAGGAACCGGACGGCGTGACGATGCTGCCGGACGAGCTCGCCGCGCGCGGCGTCAGGGGGCCGCTGATCCGCAGCCTCCAGGAGGAGGGACGGGTCACCACGCCCGCCGGCGGCACGGTCACGCTCGCCGAGTGCAGCGTGACCCGCCCCGGGCAGAAGGTCGCGTTCGTCATGGACACCCGGCTCTGCGACGGCGTCCGCGAACTGGCCGCCGGGGTGGACATGCTCGTCATCGAGTCCACCTTCCTGGGCGAGGACGCCGCCCTGGCCGCCGAGTACGGGCACCTCACCGCCGCCCAGGCGGGCGCGGTGGCGGCGGAGGCGGGCGTGGGGCGGCTCGTCCTGACCCACTTCTCCGAGCGCTACCCCGCCGCCGACGAGCACCGCTTCGCGGACGAGGCGGCCGCCGCGTTCGGCGGCGACATCACCCTCGTCCGCGACCTGGACCGGATCCCGCTGCCGCCGCGCCGTCTGACCTGA
- the hppD gene encoding 4-hydroxyphenylpyruvate dioxygenase — protein MDEFPVKGMDAVVFAVGNAKQAAHYYSTAFGMRRVAYRGPENGSPDEAVHVLESGGARFVFRGPVKAGTEIGRHIAEHGDGVVDLAIEVPDVEHAYRHALAKGATGLEEPHVLEDRYGKVTVAAIATYGDTRHTLVDRSNYTGPYLPGFEPAEPIVEPVDKRFFQAIDHCVGNVERMDEWADFYHRVMGFTDMAEFVGDDIATEYSALMSKVVADGTRKVKFPLNEPAESRRKSQIDEYLEFYGGPGVQHIALATNDILASVDRMRAAGVEFLESPDSYYEDPELRERIGQVRVPIEELQKRRILVDRDEDGYLLQIFTKPVQDRPTVFFELIERHGSLGFGKGNFKALFEAIEREQERRGNL, from the coding sequence ATGGATGAGTTTCCGGTCAAGGGTATGGACGCCGTCGTCTTCGCCGTCGGCAACGCCAAACAGGCCGCCCACTACTACTCGACCGCGTTCGGGATGCGCAGGGTCGCCTACCGGGGCCCGGAGAACGGCAGCCCGGACGAGGCGGTGCACGTGCTGGAATCGGGCGGCGCCCGGTTCGTGTTCCGCGGCCCGGTGAAGGCGGGCACCGAGATCGGCCGGCACATCGCCGAGCACGGCGACGGCGTGGTGGACCTCGCGATCGAGGTGCCCGACGTCGAGCACGCCTACCGGCACGCGCTCGCGAAGGGCGCCACCGGGCTGGAGGAGCCGCACGTCCTGGAGGACAGGTACGGCAAGGTGACGGTCGCGGCGATCGCCACCTACGGCGACACCCGGCACACGCTGGTCGACCGCTCCAACTACACCGGCCCCTACCTGCCGGGGTTCGAGCCCGCCGAGCCCATCGTGGAGCCGGTGGACAAGCGGTTCTTCCAGGCGATCGACCACTGCGTCGGCAACGTCGAGCGCATGGACGAGTGGGCCGACTTCTACCACCGCGTCATGGGCTTCACCGACATGGCGGAGTTCGTCGGGGACGACATCGCGACCGAGTACTCGGCGCTGATGTCCAAGGTCGTCGCGGACGGCACCCGCAAGGTGAAGTTCCCGCTGAACGAGCCCGCGGAGAGCAGGCGCAAGTCGCAGATCGACGAGTACCTGGAGTTCTACGGCGGGCCGGGCGTCCAGCACATCGCCCTCGCCACCAACGACATCCTGGCGTCGGTCGACAGGATGCGCGCCGCGGGCGTGGAGTTCCTGGAGAGCCCCGACTCCTACTACGAGGACCCCGAGCTGCGCGAGCGCATCGGCCAGGTCCGGGTCCCGATCGAGGAGCTGCAGAAGCGCCGGATCCTGGTCGACCGGGACGAGGACGGCTACCTGCTGCAGATCTTCACCAAGCCCGTCCAGGACCGCCCGACCGTGTTCTTCGAGCTGATCGAGCGGCACGGGTCGCTCGGCTTCGGCAAGGGCAACTTCAAGGCGCTGTTCGAGGCGATCGAGCGGGAGCAGGAGCGCCGCGGCAACCTGTGA
- a CDS encoding RDD family protein: protein MSEPPQDTPKPDNGWQPPDQPAGEAPASPERPPPYQGSYGGPPPQAVPGAGHGHPGAPPPQAPPVPGYGPPGYHHPGPQGPQDMTAGRLVRLGAGILDSFVIGIAATPAVLFSIRWDRVRDMAESGEPMTNPFDLYDIPRLVTGYAIAFLLGFAYFTVLHARWGQTLGKKAFGIRLVRASDLSAVSWGQALGRQAFVYAISIATGALNLVTPAAGILGLVGLLDNAWILWDERRQALHDKVAGTVVVKATPWTPNPYARERTPS, encoded by the coding sequence ATGAGCGAACCACCCCAGGACACCCCGAAGCCGGACAACGGCTGGCAGCCCCCGGACCAGCCCGCCGGCGAGGCCCCCGCCTCGCCCGAACGCCCGCCGCCCTACCAGGGCTCGTACGGCGGGCCTCCGCCCCAGGCCGTCCCGGGGGCGGGGCACGGACACCCCGGCGCCCCGCCGCCGCAGGCGCCGCCCGTCCCGGGCTACGGCCCTCCCGGCTACCATCACCCCGGCCCGCAGGGCCCCCAGGACATGACCGCCGGACGGCTCGTGCGGCTCGGCGCGGGAATCCTCGACAGCTTCGTCATCGGCATCGCGGCGACGCCGGCCGTCCTGTTCTCGATCCGCTGGGACCGGGTGCGGGACATGGCCGAGTCCGGCGAGCCGATGACGAACCCTTTCGACCTCTACGACATCCCGCGCCTGGTCACCGGGTACGCGATCGCGTTCCTGCTGGGCTTCGCGTACTTCACCGTCCTGCACGCCCGGTGGGGGCAGACGCTCGGCAAGAAGGCGTTCGGCATCCGGCTGGTACGGGCCTCCGACCTGTCGGCGGTGAGCTGGGGGCAGGCCCTCGGCCGGCAGGCCTTCGTCTACGCCATCAGCATCGCGACGGGGGCGCTGAACCTCGTCACGCCCGCCGCCGGGATCCTCGGGCTCGTCGGCCTGCTCGACAACGCCTGGATCCTGTGGGACGAGCGGCGCCAGGCGCTGCACGACAAGGTGGCCGGGACGGTGGTGGTGAAGGCGACGCCGTGGACGCCGAACCCGTACGCCCGCGAGCGGACCCCGTCCTGA
- the greA gene encoding transcription elongation factor GreA, with the protein MTETRADNVTWLTQEAYDRLKAELDHLSGPGRIEIAQKIEAAREEGDLRENGGYHAAKEEQGKIEGRILQLQGILENARVGEAPRTEGVVGPGMTVTVSFEGDDEEVTFLLASREEVGAPIDVYSPKSPLGAAIDGKKVGEKATYNLPNGRSMTVEVLDATPYGGA; encoded by the coding sequence GTGACCGAGACCCGCGCTGACAACGTCACCTGGCTCACCCAGGAGGCGTACGACCGGCTCAAGGCTGAGCTGGACCACCTGTCGGGCCCGGGCCGCATCGAGATCGCTCAGAAGATCGAGGCGGCGCGGGAGGAGGGCGACCTGCGCGAGAACGGCGGCTACCACGCGGCCAAGGAGGAGCAGGGCAAGATCGAGGGCCGGATCCTCCAGCTCCAGGGCATCCTGGAGAACGCCCGCGTCGGCGAGGCCCCCCGCACCGAGGGCGTCGTCGGGCCCGGCATGACCGTCACGGTCTCGTTCGAGGGCGACGACGAGGAGGTGACGTTCCTGCTCGCCTCCCGCGAGGAGGTCGGCGCCCCCATCGACGTCTACTCCCCGAAGTCGCCGCTCGGTGCCGCCATCGACGGCAAGAAGGTCGGCGAGAAGGCGACCTACAACCTCCCCAACGGCCGCTCGATGACCGTGGAGGTCCTCGACGCCACCCCCTACGGCGGCGCGTAG
- a CDS encoding pyridoxamine 5'-phosphate oxidase family protein, which produces MAASKRDKIKMSPEEVAEYLAANFKVQVATVGKDGEPHLVTMFYTLYEGKIAFTTYKSSQKVVNLRRNPVMTCLVEDGVEYGELRGVALYGRGLVVEDPGPRSKVGMVVGSRMAGLPVPKLGEPVDPVIAEGIEQALAKRVLILMDPERVVSWDHRKV; this is translated from the coding sequence TTGGCCGCTAGCAAGCGCGACAAGATCAAGATGTCGCCGGAGGAGGTGGCGGAGTACCTCGCCGCCAACTTCAAGGTGCAGGTCGCGACCGTCGGCAAGGACGGCGAGCCCCACCTGGTGACGATGTTCTACACGCTGTACGAAGGCAAGATCGCCTTCACCACGTACAAGTCCTCGCAGAAGGTGGTCAACCTGCGCCGGAATCCGGTCATGACGTGCCTGGTCGAGGACGGCGTGGAGTACGGCGAGCTGCGCGGCGTCGCCCTGTACGGGCGGGGCCTGGTCGTCGAGGACCCCGGGCCGCGGTCCAAGGTCGGCATGGTCGTCGGCTCCCGGATGGCGGGCCTGCCCGTCCCGAAGCTGGGCGAGCCGGTCGACCCGGTCATCGCCGAGGGCATCGAGCAGGCGCTGGCCAAGCGCGTCCTCATCCTCATGGATCCCGAGCGGGTCGTCAGCTGGGACCACCGCAAGGTGTAG